A genomic segment from Gemmatimonadaceae bacterium encodes:
- a CDS encoding L-fucose/L-arabinose isomerase family protein codes for MSITKLVSNVGGKARKARDAREAKAAARAKASVTARRVTLGIIVGNRGFFPGHLAATGRTEMLTAFEAEGIDAVIIDAAATNHGAIESRAEAKACAALFKQHRERIDGVVVTLPNFGDERAVADTLRLSGLDVPVLIHATSDDPAKMKIDNRRDAFCGKMSVCNVLTQYGIRYSLTTEHTQRPDSPPFRRDLRQFAAVCRVVKGLRGARIGAIGARPQAFKTVRYSEKVLERNGISVEPIDLSEILGRIGRLKDKDAAVQGKLAEMLDYVDASGVPDAALMKMAKLGLVMDRWMQEVDVTVSAVQCWTSLEEYFGIVPCTLMSMMSNDNLPSACEVDVMGTISMLALTLASETPAALLDWNNNYGDDPNKAVCFHCSNLPKDFFESPVMDYQEIIAGTVGRENTYGTIVGKVKAGPMSFARFSTDDATGAIRGYVGEGRFTKDKLSTFGGAGVVEIPNLQPLLRHICRHGFEHHVAGTFSHVADAVHEAASNYLGWDVMRHA; via the coding sequence ATGTCCATCACCAAGCTCGTTTCCAACGTGGGCGGCAAGGCGCGCAAGGCGCGCGACGCCCGTGAGGCAAAGGCCGCGGCCCGCGCCAAGGCAAGCGTTACCGCCCGTCGCGTCACGCTCGGCATCATCGTCGGCAACCGCGGCTTCTTTCCCGGGCACCTGGCCGCTACCGGGCGCACGGAGATGCTCACGGCGTTCGAGGCGGAGGGGATCGACGCGGTCATCATCGACGCCGCGGCCACCAACCATGGCGCCATCGAGAGCCGCGCCGAGGCGAAGGCGTGCGCCGCGCTGTTCAAACAGCACCGCGAGCGCATCGACGGCGTGGTGGTTACGCTCCCCAACTTCGGCGACGAGCGTGCGGTGGCCGACACGTTGCGGCTGTCGGGGCTCGACGTTCCGGTGCTGATCCACGCCACGTCGGACGACCCGGCGAAGATGAAGATCGACAACCGACGGGATGCCTTCTGCGGGAAGATGTCGGTGTGCAACGTGCTCACGCAGTACGGGATCAGGTACTCGCTCACCACCGAGCACACGCAGCGCCCCGACTCGCCGCCGTTCCGACGCGACCTGCGCCAGTTCGCGGCCGTGTGCCGCGTGGTGAAGGGGTTGCGCGGGGCGCGCATCGGGGCGATTGGCGCGCGGCCGCAGGCGTTCAAGACGGTGCGCTACAGCGAGAAGGTCCTCGAGCGCAACGGGATCTCGGTCGAGCCGATCGACCTGTCGGAGATCCTCGGGCGCATCGGGCGCCTCAAGGACAAGGACGCAGCGGTGCAGGGGAAGCTGGCCGAGATGCTCGACTATGTGGATGCGAGCGGCGTCCCCGATGCGGCGCTGATGAAAATGGCGAAGCTCGGGCTGGTGATGGATCGCTGGATGCAGGAGGTGGATGTCACTGTGAGCGCGGTGCAGTGCTGGACGTCGCTGGAGGAGTACTTCGGCATTGTCCCGTGCACGCTGATGAGCATGATGAGCAATGACAACCTGCCGAGTGCATGCGAGGTGGACGTGATGGGGACCATCTCCATGCTGGCGCTGACGCTGGCGTCGGAGACGCCGGCCGCGTTGCTCGACTGGAACAACAACTACGGCGACGACCCCAACAAGGCGGTCTGCTTCCACTGCTCGAATCTTCCCAAGGACTTCTTCGAGTCGCCGGTGATGGACTACCAGGAGATCATTGCCGGGACGGTGGGGCGCGAGAACACCTACGGGACGATCGTCGGGAAGGTGAAGGCGGGGCCCATGTCGTTCGCGCGCTTCTCCACCGACGATGCGACCGGGGCCATTCGCGGCTACGTGGGGGAAGGACGCTTCACGAAGGACAAGCTGTCGACCTTTGGTGGCGCCGGCGTGGTCGAGATCCCCAACTTGCAGCCGCTGCTGCGCCACATCTGTCGCCACGGCTTCGAGCATCACGTGGCGGGGACCTTCTCGCACGTGGCCGACGCGGTGCACGAGGCCGCGTCCAACTACCTGGGGTGGGACGTCATGA
- a CDS encoding ABC transporter permease, with translation MTDADSSPSLASRLGHSLVRSQQFGLVMVLLLLGVALTLAAGSHPDPRTGETVNNFLNRYTLIQMATDASAFAIMGVGATLVIIAGGIDLSVGAIYALAGVTMAMVLRAAGAMDPAMTVLLGLGTCLAVSLVCGLANGLMVIGLGVHPFIITLGTMWILRGIAFVISRAESILIPAALTSVAKAPLGLGTALYPVPLLCMLLVTVAGGIYLSRTVWGRHIFAVGGNAEASRFSGLNVRRITLGVFVVSGLAAGFAAFLGAAFYGSATSSDANGYELYVIASAVVGGASLSGGKGSALSAMLGALLIVMMRQAIRTLHLDQNYEWIIIGTALIVAVVLDQRGWKRLAEKLAAPK, from the coding sequence GTGACCGACGCCGATTCCTCGCCATCGCTTGCGAGCCGCCTGGGGCACTCGCTCGTTCGATCGCAGCAGTTCGGGCTCGTGATGGTGCTGTTGCTGCTGGGGGTAGCGCTCACACTCGCCGCCGGCTCGCACCCCGATCCGCGCACCGGGGAGACGGTCAACAACTTCCTCAATCGCTACACCCTCATCCAGATGGCCACGGACGCCAGCGCGTTCGCGATCATGGGAGTGGGTGCGACGCTCGTCATCATCGCCGGCGGCATCGACCTCTCCGTCGGCGCCATCTACGCCCTCGCCGGCGTGACGATGGCGATGGTGTTGCGCGCGGCGGGAGCGATGGATCCCGCGATGACCGTCCTCCTCGGACTCGGCACCTGTCTCGCCGTCTCGCTCGTCTGTGGGCTCGCCAACGGATTGATGGTGATCGGGCTTGGCGTGCACCCATTCATCATCACGCTGGGCACCATGTGGATCCTGCGCGGGATCGCCTTCGTCATATCGCGCGCCGAGAGCATCCTCATCCCCGCAGCGCTCACCTCGGTGGCCAAGGCGCCGCTGGGGTTGGGGACGGCGCTGTATCCCGTCCCGCTCCTCTGCATGCTCCTGGTGACGGTGGCGGGCGGAATCTACCTGTCGCGCACGGTATGGGGGCGCCACATCTTTGCCGTCGGGGGCAACGCGGAGGCGTCGCGCTTCTCCGGGCTCAACGTTAGGCGCATCACGCTGGGTGTCTTTGTCGTATCGGGGCTGGCCGCGGGCTTTGCCGCATTCCTTGGCGCCGCCTTCTATGGCTCGGCGACCTCTTCCGACGCCAACGGCTATGAACTCTACGTCATCGCCTCGGCGGTGGTGGGAGGGGCCTCGCTCTCCGGCGGGAAGGGGAGCGCGTTGAGCGCGATGCTTGGCGCGTTGCTCATCGTGATGATGCGCCAGGCCATCCGCACGTTGCACCTGGACCAGAACTACGAGTGGATCATCATCGGGACCGCGCTCATCGTGGCGGTGGTGCTCGACCAGCGCGGGTGGAAGCGCCTGGCCGAGAAGCTCGCCGCGCCGAAGTGA
- a CDS encoding substrate-binding domain-containing protein — MSFAASRIARRSSWAIAAVTVLAACGGGGEKGADKEGAGAAASKTFTIAMIAKSSTNPVFLSGRQGAEAAAAELSKEHGVTVKIDWLTPPNEDGAVQAQRISEAVNSGANAILLSASDAGKVRGAVNEAVDRGVPVMTFDSDVPDSKRFSFYGGDDVKMGTQVMEELATQMGGKGKIAIIAGNQNAPNLQNRVKGVRETAAKYPGITIVDAFYHAETPQDAAAEVLRVKNAYPDVNGIAMIGGWALFTRTLLTDLDPRKIKIVSIDGLPAQLAYIDAGLAPVLFAQPTYSWGYVSVKTIFDHVYLKKDAPPMVQMELVRVSKDNLGTWARQLKDWGFSDVDPKFLALEK; from the coding sequence ATGTCGTTCGCCGCATCGCGCATCGCACGCCGCTCGTCGTGGGCTATTGCAGCTGTCACCGTCCTTGCCGCCTGCGGCGGTGGTGGCGAGAAGGGGGCGGACAAGGAAGGCGCCGGCGCCGCCGCGTCCAAGACGTTCACCATCGCCATGATCGCCAAGAGTTCCACCAACCCCGTCTTCCTCTCCGGGCGGCAGGGGGCGGAGGCGGCGGCCGCCGAGCTGTCGAAGGAGCACGGCGTCACAGTGAAGATCGACTGGCTCACCCCGCCCAACGAGGACGGTGCCGTGCAGGCGCAACGCATCTCCGAGGCGGTCAACTCCGGCGCCAACGCCATCCTCCTCTCGGCCAGCGACGCCGGCAAGGTGCGCGGCGCCGTCAATGAGGCGGTCGATCGCGGCGTCCCGGTCATGACCTTCGACTCCGATGTCCCCGACTCCAAGCGCTTCTCCTTCTACGGCGGCGACGACGTGAAGATGGGGACGCAAGTGATGGAGGAACTGGCGACACAGATGGGGGGGAAGGGGAAGATTGCCATCATCGCCGGCAACCAGAACGCGCCAAATCTCCAGAATCGCGTAAAGGGCGTGCGCGAGACGGCGGCGAAGTACCCTGGCATCACCATCGTCGACGCCTTCTATCACGCCGAGACGCCGCAGGACGCCGCCGCCGAGGTGCTGCGCGTGAAGAACGCCTATCCGGACGTGAACGGGATCGCGATGATTGGCGGGTGGGCGCTGTTCACGCGCACGCTCCTCACCGACCTCGATCCCAGGAAGATCAAGATCGTCTCGATCGACGGGTTGCCGGCGCAGCTGGCCTACATCGACGCCGGGCTAGCCCCGGTCCTCTTCGCCCAACCGACGTACAGCTGGGGATATGTCTCGGTGAAGACAATCTTCGACCACGTCTACCTCAAGAAGGACGCACCGCCGATGGTACAGATGGAGCTGGTGCGCGTCTCCAAGGACAATCTCGGGACCTGGGCGCGCCAGCTGAAGGATTGGGGCTTCAGCGACGTCGACCCCAAGTTTCTCGCGCTCGAGAAGTAG
- a CDS encoding sugar ABC transporter ATP-binding protein yields MSAPRVRFRGITKRFPGMVALRDVSFDVAPGACHAICGENGAGKSTLGRILAGLHQPDGGAVELDGRAVHFTSPSDALAAGVAMVHQELAFCDNLTVGDNLCLRSLPNRRGFVDRAALRARAQELLAATGAQIDPSRLMASLSVAEQQLVQISAAVGEGAKVIIFDEPTSSLGDAEAERLYALIRELRARGVTLLYVSHRMPEIFALCDSITVLRDGEHVATQPTATLDEAALVRQMIGRELAEYYPQHATTPPGEERLRVERLTSPGKFSNLSFRVHAGEVVGLAGLVGAGRSEIAQAIFGLDPRASGELYVRGRRVEIRSPRDAMRHGIGFVPEDRKKQGLVLGMRSRENATLPTLSRFARAGWVDGAAERTAVDAAFSRVSLRASGRELLVSSLSGGNQQKVVLSKWLTAESDLLILDEPTRGVDVGAKAELHAWIDQRASEGAAVLLISSELPELMTLSSRILVLREGKLRGEVTREQATQEGLLRLMAGLN; encoded by the coding sequence GTGAGCGCGCCCCGCGTCCGCTTTCGTGGCATTACCAAGCGCTTTCCGGGGATGGTGGCGCTGCGCGACGTCTCGTTCGACGTGGCACCGGGCGCGTGCCACGCCATCTGCGGCGAGAACGGCGCGGGGAAGAGCACGTTAGGCAGGATCCTGGCGGGGCTCCACCAGCCGGATGGCGGGGCGGTGGAGCTGGATGGGCGCGCGGTGCACTTCACCTCTCCCAGCGACGCCCTCGCCGCCGGCGTCGCCATGGTGCACCAGGAGCTCGCCTTCTGCGACAACCTCACCGTGGGCGACAACCTGTGCCTGCGGTCGCTCCCCAACCGTCGCGGCTTCGTCGACCGCGCGGCGTTGCGAGCGCGGGCGCAGGAGCTGCTCGCCGCCACCGGGGCGCAGATCGACCCGTCGCGCCTGATGGCGTCGCTCTCGGTGGCCGAGCAGCAGCTGGTGCAGATCTCGGCCGCGGTGGGCGAGGGGGCGAAGGTCATCATCTTCGACGAGCCGACGTCGTCGTTAGGTGACGCCGAGGCGGAGCGGTTGTACGCGCTCATCCGCGAGCTGCGCGCGCGGGGCGTGACGCTGCTCTACGTGTCGCACCGCATGCCGGAGATCTTCGCCCTCTGCGACAGCATCACCGTCCTGCGCGACGGGGAGCACGTGGCCACGCAGCCCACCGCGACGCTCGACGAGGCGGCACTCGTGCGGCAGATGATCGGGCGTGAGCTGGCCGAGTACTATCCGCAGCACGCGACCACCCCGCCGGGGGAGGAGCGGCTGCGCGTCGAGCGGCTCACGTCGCCGGGGAAGTTCAGCAACTTGTCGTTCCGCGTGCATGCGGGCGAGGTGGTGGGGCTGGCGGGGCTCGTCGGTGCCGGCCGCTCGGAGATTGCGCAGGCGATCTTTGGACTCGACCCGCGGGCGAGCGGTGAACTCTATGTGCGTGGCAGACGCGTCGAGATCCGTTCGCCGCGCGACGCCATGCGCCACGGCATCGGTTTCGTCCCCGAGGATCGCAAGAAGCAGGGGTTGGTGCTGGGGATGCGCTCGCGCGAGAACGCGACGCTTCCCACGCTGTCGCGCTTTGCGCGTGCCGGTTGGGTCGATGGCGCCGCCGAGCGGACGGCGGTGGATGCGGCCTTCTCGCGGGTGTCGTTGCGGGCCAGCGGGCGGGAACTGCTCGTTTCCTCGCTCTCGGGCGGCAATCAGCAGAAGGTCGTGCTGTCCAAGTGGCTCACGGCCGAGAGCGACCTGCTCATCCTCGACGAGCCGACGCGCGGCGTCGACGTGGGGGCCAAGGCGGAGTTGCATGCGTGGATCGACCAGCGCGCGTCGGAGGGGGCGGCGGTGTTGCTGATTTCCAGCGAGCTGCCGGAGTTGATGACGTTGTCGTCGCGGATACTCGTGCTGCGGGAAGGAAAGCTGCGCGGCGAGGTGACGCGCGAGCAGGCCACGCAGGAGGGGTTGTTGCGGCTGATGGCGGGGCTGAACTAA
- a CDS encoding CopG family transcriptional regulator, with the protein MPRKLPHVRIAITLPPETLRAADQLAKRHDRSRSWIVAEAIRRYAASLGDSSEVDDAAARLGPSRHEQLRRDVRVSPDVRVRESEEIVSVGGELAEQVSPRSFASYDAFRRWRRRRQTR; encoded by the coding sequence ATGCCCCGAAAGCTCCCGCATGTCCGCATTGCGATTACGCTCCCACCGGAGACGCTTCGCGCCGCCGATCAACTTGCGAAGCGGCACGATCGGTCGCGCAGCTGGATCGTGGCAGAGGCGATTCGGCGGTACGCGGCGTCGCTGGGTGATAGCTCGGAAGTTGACGACGCGGCGGCGCGGCTTGGACCGTCGCGCCACGAACAGTTGCGACGAGACGTCCGCGTGTCGCCAGACGTTCGCGTTCGGGAGAGCGAAGAGATCGTGTCTGTTGGGGGCGAGTTGGCCGAGCAAGTGAGCCCGCGCTCCTTCGCGTCGTATGACGCCTTCCGGAGGTGGCGCCGACGGCGGCAGACACGGTGA